ttatattataccttggTTAGTTAGGTATACCTTATTAACTCGTTTtacatatttaagtataaatattaaatttgtatttatatacattattttgatcATTATTATAGAGTCCAGAAATAATGCGAAACACTTTAAcagtttaatttacaattaaatagtcTTAGTAGATGCTTATTTAGAATACCTATctacttttaacattttatcataatttataaataatatttaaaattttctattattaatttctttttcttttttaatacaaaatattatgtacaaattaaaatatactttaaatccTTGGGGTTTTAAATTAGggaaaaaattattcaacataataatgaaattaattaaatcatgcGTCACTGCCTAACATAGGAACAAATTTAACTTTAGAAAGTAACAGTTTAAGTAATTACTTAACTTTAGCTTTTTAACTTGTTTATGCGATAGTGACCAGCCCATATTTTTAACACtctaaatataatctatatatttgtaCCGATGGGCGATGGATGTTAAGAAATAATTTCTAGTTATAGTGCCCTAGTTATACTTTAgaatttagtttatataagaATGTTCGTATAAACGATTTTCAACGTTTGTCATACACACATACTATTTGGGTAGTATAATACCCACTCATTATAGGTATGGCTCAAGCCTCAAGGAGTGGTGGTCTGGACCCGGGGACCCCACCCACTGGTCGCagtcagtggcgtagcgaatcatgtttttcagaagcaattgcttctggtttctggggggggtggtggtgggtcataacctcataaaACCCACATGCACGGTCAGTCTTTAAACTTGATTTTGGGTGCTACCCCACCcccctatttgagcatatgaCTATTGTATACATCAggtggggtaggtcataaataatttgtttgcttccatatgatttaaaaaagttcgctacgccactggtcGCAGTGTCTCACTGTCTCACTACTGAGTACTGACttctatcaaaatatcaaatactatatacgacgtcgtatatagtatttgctactatagtgtataattattaataaattagtgtgCTATGGTATGCATGTGGAAATGTGGAAcagagataatattatgacgtgttaaaaattcaattttcaacgttacataatattcatacttacaTTTTCATGACGCAATGgtttcatgtataatatttgttttattcctCCATGATAAAATTACATGTGGTCTGATttcatatcaatattatcaacttgaaattagcaaaatatttatgttttaacttttgaaGATTATTTgaaaagcaatttatttttatctatatttattctatatttctatccTTATTCACTATTTGGTTATTCTTGATTTCCTTGCgtttatggtttttaaaatgtatgaataatttataatttttaacttaggGTTTATAGTAACACTTTAATAGTAGACATAATAGTACACTTTGATTGGAATTATGTCTATGAAAATGTCTGATAATGATTCACTAAATGTTGggtaaatcatatttaatattatattcaatacttattttaaaatagcttGCTTTGGATTTTAAATTACGAACTTGTtaaatagtatttgaaaattaatgtattatgtaattttaatttgcattaTAGTAATACATATAAAGTGGCGAACAATGGCCAGCTTATTAAACTAGATTCAAATATTCTTGGTGCTCAAACCTTGATCGTAACTGATGATGATGGATCTCTTGAGTCTGTTGATGAACAACCAACTGCTGCTGTCATAGAAAATGGCAACGTAACTGGAATTGTTATGAGCAAAACCAACGACACAAACATTACACAATATGAGCTCAGGCCAAACAATAATGCTAGTAAGCAATCTttacatttagtatttagttttaatatatatatatatatatatttaattatttgtagctcaattttttgttgtacaaccaattaatgatttatttacaaCTACAACAACTGTTAAAAGACCAATTGTACCACTCAATAGTGAAGTGCCCAGAAAACGAGTAGATCGTACTGTCGTGAcagtaagtattttaaaattaattcaaaagcaaggttcatattttatatatttaatcatttggtaaatatatgaaataaatattaactattttttattattacaacattattttaaagcctatatatattataaactataaatttatactgttaataaataaattaaatacttataatatgtctgATTATGTTTAAAGAGGGACGCTAAAAGACGATTGACACATAACGAAGTAGAACGTCGAAGACGTGATAAAATAAACCAATGGATAATGTATATGAGCAAAATCATACCTGATTGTGCTGaagaaaacaaaactaattatGATAACCAGGTAAAATGTTCAGTACTTttctagtttttataatatctttttcaaataacttttttttgaggtatgataaaacaaaaattaataataatattaattacattttaataatagttaaattttaatttttaagttacctATTACGCTTGCATGCATCTTAAATGAGTGGATGTGTCAgtttagttttcattttatgTATAGAGAAGGATGTctaaatgttatgaaaaaaatgtccCTAATTACTCATAGGCATGTTTGTGTACAGTGTCGGCCTGGCACTACAAAGGCATATGGATCAGTTTTTTTCAGGGGCTccataatgaaataaaaaggcCCCAAAAAATGTCATtgacattttgttgaaaaaactaattttatcaaaatacttccataaatatactttaaatttttaccagTATGGAtaatatggattataatataacatgtatattataatcattaatcaactgttatattataatttcaacccAATAATTAACAACACGCGATTACAGTAGTCTGATAGTCATCATACCTGGATATTAAACAGTTGAGAACATTTTTATATGGAAGTATGGCCGATggattacgaaaaaaatattatttataaatcataacattatattgtcatagtattcagtaattttttaaacatgttaacccctttttttcattttataatacgtttattaaaattatgatttttagaatttttaagtattccaaaagaccatatttttaaattattgttattttttgtactacttaaagaGTATCCTGTGACAATGTAAACtatcattttttgaataataactcCCCCCCCCCTAATTGCAAATTTTTTATCAGGTGATTTTCTTGAATATGTATCTAAATGATGCggggaattttatgaaaataataagctatgaaactattgaaacattagaaactacaaattaataaataataattattaattacacttaAACTAAATTATGAAAACCAGCATTATATTTCCATCAGGatagaattttaactttgaagacaAATCCATAAgctataagcataatattatttgagtgaactttcaaaagtaaatatctaatatccatcattattatatatatagatgtacaGTATTGTgcaatgtacattatatacatttttgtatgtaatatttacatGATAGCTGAATCCAACAGCGATGCTCTCATGTTCTCGTTCGAACCCATTGATTTTAAGAAGAGTGAtgaaacctaacctaacctgctGTAGCAATTAAACCAAAAATACTTACTCCTTCTTGTTACTTGACAATTGTACTTTTATACCTGGCTTACGCTATTACATTCAAGCATCTGATTATTGATTCGccaattaaaaatttatgagACCGAAAAAAAAACGGAGTGGTTCCAAACGCATTGCCAGGCCGATACtggttgtatattaatttattcattacctattggtttaaaaattattgcttTAAGCTATACTGTTATTTgctaacttaaatatttattgttagcctaattttaaattataacattaattttccttaatagttaaaattgaatttattattattttataatttaacagtagtactatattttatttttaaatcaaaataattattatttattctagaGCAAAGGAGGAATTCTAGCAAAAGCATGcgattatattaatgaattaaaatcaaCTAATCAAAGATTGATGGATTGTGTGAAACAAATGGAGGCTGTTAATAGGCATAATGATGAACTAAGAATGGAAAATGAAGAATTGAGAGGAATCGTATCACAACATGGATTGTTGTCTGAAAGGTGattaatcttaatatattagtaataattgttgGCTTGAAGTTATgtgaactatttaaaattattagcaaatgattatttaacataatgttTGTTGAGGTATGAGTTTGAATACcattaatacctaaaatattgcAGACCACTACcggtaaatattcaaatttcaataattgatATTGGTGAATTCTATAAATAAACACCAAATTATCATTGtccttaacataatatgttataatatattatattattataatctacttattatgataagaatcgtaaataacaaaaatctgaatcttattcaaatattttacagttaaattTAGTCTGTACAAATAAGACCAGCAAAAGTTATACCTACCATACTAAATATATGACAATgaatgtcaaaataataaataataaaatgttattggtaaaaatgttattgaaaaaatataatataggttactattcagatttcagatttttttgtatttttacttttagtttttatcatAATAGATTTACTAAGATATACCACTTCTCGTTTGTAAAAACCTGGAGCTACTATAATTATTTGGAGTTAGATCAGACTTTTTTGTATACCTtagaatttatcaatattaattgataaaagcCTGAAATTCggacattttacaaattaccCGCAGTTGTTAACCATCAGTATTGGCCtaggtttattatataaataattacaataattgtatgacttaatattatttttatgattttagttttgtttctAGAGATGGTGACTCGTCATGAGAATTATTAGAAGTTGTAAATTATGTTAAGCTGATTTAAACTTCAtcttttttactatatttaaattttttgttataccGAAGAGACCAATGTTCTACTatctatgtttaaaatgttaaatattttcaataatgttaaaataaaaaaaaaaggttatttttaatactaaatataatattgtattattaatagctgtttcttgatatattatattcagttagataaatttaactataaatttagatcaaatgctaaaaacaaaaaatgttgtagttaataagtaatttattattaatgattattatacttAGTGACTACCATAACTCGTACTTAACttctattacatatatattcaatatttaactgtaaattattatattaagtataaaatatactattaaaatttaaaagtgtgtcTGTATTGAACTAAATTTTAGATTTCTGTTTGAGTTTAAAAATTCAGCTTGAGTCACTACTGAACTGAACCTAAGTAGagataaagaatttaaattaaattaaattaatacctcaaatattttttaaccttggaaaaatgaatgaaattaaaatagttatctaaaaataaatattgtatgttaatttaactatttaataatatacaatttatattttactcaaataaaaatgtactcaaaatcatacagaaaaaaaatattagaatacatttaaagtctattaatagtcaataaaactatacaaggtaatttttaactaaaaatgcTCATtatcttgttttatatttttttacttaaaaatcagtatgataaaaaaattatttgcagCGGTTATAggaactttaaacttttttttgagagtcaatactcaatttataaaacaacataccttgtattgatttattggctatttatacacttttaattttgttttatagtttaagTTTTTGGAATCACTTTGTTACAAAATGTACtctttatatcattaaacaatttctaaaacgaagctatttttattttttactgcataatgaatgaaaatgtatattattttaaaatagtcttcatattgtcaaatattaaatttatgtataagggttattgtttttttttctagtgtCAATCATGGCAAGTttattgttttgtgtttttgttaTGTAGTTTCTAattatgtataagaaaaatgttaaatggaattaaatttggtttttttgtaaatattaatttatgcgtggttaaattattattatattttcttgaatataaataagagtttacaaaaataaaatttgttagaatttaaaactacctattttaaaaactatttttttttataagtgcattaaattgtatttttttaaggcatttttcttgttttttttaggtttttaaatcCACTCCCTACTCAACATCTTGATCGCCAATAGGCCAACTGCTATTTGGGCTTATTTCTACTACCTATTGCTATATTTATAAGTAGTATGGTATTCGGccaaaatatccaaattttgaTTCAAGATTAGTGAGATATTTCGCCCCGGGAGAATAAACCGGTGACCGGCCCACTtattaattttccaaatattgaattataattaacatggtCACATGGCACATGCATTACATacccattattatttaactttataatttttagattctgaacggatcgatgaatgtattggttttacaatgatgtgtttattttttttttgtgtgtcaatCATTACCTTTTGGAGCAGtgaaaatgctttgattttcagcTCCAGTATCTTGTTCGTTGGGAAAGTGAATTAAGtagtgcattggggaggtcaatacataaaaattcccagtagtttttaaaacaaaaaaaaaattgaggaaaaacgggaatgttTACGCGAAATcggttttcaataaaatcaattttggtttttggtgtaactctagaACAAATCACCGTAGatacattttcactgaatattagcattttctatacaaaataacatatttttcaaaatatttaacttgaattgtttccaatttttttagttttattttttataattattaatacaatgttatttGTCGGATCTAAAACcttgaaaatgtattagatacaatgctcctgataaACTGTTACaataacacttaaaaaatataaagaatacgcaatcataattttttttataagcatttaaagttcaaattttgacaaaatacgtaaaaatcacaaaaatgtacaaattatttttagttagaaatttacaaaaaaaattcgtttttattcaatattataatttataatattataattaaattaagatttgatagtTGAATACAAGAGTCCTCATAAGTCTGTgtacctttattaaaaataaaaacgtttaccggaaacttaaattacatttttaagagtgtatgaagttcaaatttttaaatttctttttacaATATCTAGATATTCACTCGGAATCGCGGAAAAAAGTctcgataaaaattaatgaaaatacctttatcaaaattaaagtataactatgataaaattgtattgaaaaatacgttaaagtacataaaaaaacttataatatcatataaaatgttaattacttacTCAAATAGTTAAATcacatacctattaaaatacaataaaatttaatttaatacaagtgtaaaataataaaatgtaatacattatgcaatagtcaataataataaatacaattagatatacctagtacctatataattataataataatgctataaaaatgtaatactataattaggtaGAGTAACCTGGGGTATAATGGCGCACCTAACATTTAACAGTTGTTATGTGGTAGCATACACGTGttagaaatattgttatattgttttcctatcataaatattatgtagattgcaATTTTTCGGTCAAAAGTTGATTTTACCAAAGCAAATACCAAAAATTccaaataattagaaattataacaaatgcGTCTTTTTACCCCAGTATCGGGGTAAAAGTGCGCACCTAATGGGGTAATAGGCTAAATCAttcataaaaatctattttattaaaagattgttacctattttatttttatcaaatagtaagttataaatatatataatatgcatgcataatataaaagtccctataatataatatataattaatacagtatattagtattaaatactaagtcaaagtaatttttttaagtatattacatacctaatattatttaatcatttgttAATAAATCATGGATATAATGTACCCATtagttcaaataaattaataaataaatagatataattacatttttagacaTTCAATTTAAAGCcagaaaatttaaatgtttataataggaggtaatcaataatcatgtaAGAAATACTGCCCACTTTTACACCAAAACCCACTAAGCCATTTTACCCCAATATGATTTTCTGCATAAACAGTATTGTACTATATTCGgttgttatcatattaatattttactatagtattGATGTTTAGTCACCTACTTGTACTAAACGAATATATATAAAAGCAACACCTAGCGTGTCTTTATATAGTACAAATTACTACTTCCATActactcaaatattatatcagatgaatacaattaatactttgCCTTATATTGCCGCCAAAACTTCATCAActgctgaaaaaaatattttatcgcatTTGGCTTTGATAACATAATCATGATAACGAAAATGTTTGACCAgatagcaataattattaaattacttgtaCACAATAGTTAATTTTGCCCCATGCGCTATTAAACCCCAGGTTACTCTACAGCTCTTTCTTATGTTCTGACTCACGGCCGTTAAAAAGGCctgtttataggtatacatataacctattattataggtaccaaaaaacgtttgtttttatgtaatgttactaatcaaagttcaaattataagtaGCTATATAGTaatttcgtatacctatatttattagtctactatattttaaaaaccatccaGAATGAATTCCTATTATCTATAAcaaactaacattttttaaaactgccCTTCAATTTAggtatgatgaataatttataatatgatactttttatatttgtctgtacaatttgatatataccatattattatcattatacta
This is a stretch of genomic DNA from Acyrthosiphon pisum isolate AL4f chromosome A3, pea_aphid_22Mar2018_4r6ur, whole genome shotgun sequence. It encodes these proteins:
- the LOC100160788 gene encoding upstream stimulatory factor 2, translating into MSMKMSDNDSLNVGNTYKVANNGQLIKLDSNILGAQTLIVTDDDGSLESVDEQPTAAVIENGNVTGIVMSKTNDTNITQYELRPNNNATQFFVVQPINDLFTTTTTVKRPIVPLNSEVPRKRVDRTVVTRDAKRRLTHNEVERRRRDKINQWIMYMSKIIPDCAEENKTNYDNQSKGGILAKACDYINELKSTNQRLMDCVKQMEAVNRHNDELRMENEELRGIVSQHGLLSESFVSRDGDSS